The genomic interval CGTGGCCTTGTGTGGATCGATCAGCATTGTCCGCCCCTTGCCTGGGAAAAGGCCTAGCCTCCCCCAGGCAAGCGGTGACGTCAATCAGGCAGAAAGCCGAAGCGGTTCCAGTGAAGCCGTGAGCGCGCCAAGCACGTTGTCCTCCTGCTCATGGATGAAGAAGTGGCCACCGGGAAACATCTGCAGCGAGAACTCGGCTTGGGTTTCCTGGCGCCAGGCCTGCAATTGCTCGTCGCTGGCCCGGTCATCCGCCCCGCCCAGCACGTGCAGCGGGCACTGCAACGCCGCCCGCTGGCGGTAGGCGTATGTGCCGCAAAGCAGAAAATCGGCGCGCAGGGTAGGCAAGGTCAGGCTCATCAGCTCGGCGTTGGCCAGCACTTCCTCAGGGGTACCCTGGAGTTCACGCAACTCGCGGATCAGCTCGGCGTCGCTCTTGGGCTCGCGCCAGTTCTTGCCGTCGTAGTCTTCGCGCCGG from Pseudomonas fortuita carries:
- a CDS encoding thioesterase II family protein — its product is MTALNLLCLPYSGASAMVYNRWRRKLPAWLQVRPVELPGRGARMAEPLHTDMQVLARQLASEQRLATSAPYALLGHSLGALLAFELAHELQALGCPAPLALFACGTAAPSRREDYDGKNWREPKSDAELIRELRELQGTPEEVLANAELMSLTLPTLRADFLLCGTYAYRQRAALQCPLHVLGGADDRASDEQLQAWRQETQAEFSLQMFPGGHFFIHEQEDNVLGALTASLEPLRLSA